Within Vallitalea okinawensis, the genomic segment TGACCTGTGGCAATATAATCTGCTCCAATAGCTAATGAACGATGCAACATACTTTCCCATTTCACATATCGATTACAAGCAATACATGGATTAGGCGTTCTCCCTTTAATGTACTCATCAACAAAATAGTCGATAACATTATCTTGGAATTCACTCTTGAAGTTCATAACATAATAAGGTATGTCTAATTGATTAGCGACTCTTCTTGCATCTTCAACAGCACTTAGACCACAACAACCACCTTGATCTTCAATTGAACAAGTATCTTCATCTTGCCAAATCTGCATGGTAACACCAATCACTTCATAACCTTGTTCTTTTAGGAGGTAAGCCGCAACAGAGCTATCTACTCCACCCGACATACCAACAACAACTTTTTTAGACATGAAACTACCTACTCGTCTTCGTCTTCATCATGATCGTGGTCATGATCATGGATATCTTCTTTAGGTGGTTCTAAACCTTCGATAGTAATATTATTCTTCTCAGCATAATCCCACAAAGCTGCATGTAACGCTTCTTCAGCCAATAGCGAACAGTGAACCTTGTTAGTTGGAAGACCGTCTAAAGCTTCAAGAACAGCTCTGTTAGTTATTTGTAATGCTTCTTCGATTGTTTTACCCATAACTAATTCTGTCGCCATACTACTTGTTGCAACTGCAGCCCCACAACCAAATGTTTTAAACTTTACATCTTCTATAATACCATCTTCAACTTTCAAGTAGATACGCATGATGTCACCACATTTAGCGTTACCAACAGTACCTACACCACTTGCTTCTTCAATTTCACCCATATTTCTAGGATTTCTAAAATGATCCATTACTTTATCTGTATACATAACTAACACCTCTCTACTTTTGAATAATTATTGACCCTGCTCTTGCATATAGTCTTCATATAAAGGAGACATATCTCTTAATCGTTGTACAATTTCTGGTAATACACTTAATAAATAATCCACATCTTCCTCTGTATTAGATCGACCTATTGAAATCCTTAAAGAACCATGGGCAATCTCATGAGGCAGTCCAATTGCTAATAAAACATGGGAAGGATCTAATGATCCAGAAGTGCATGCTGACCCACTAGAGCCAAACACACCGTACATATCTAGTGTAATAAGAAGGGCTTCACCTTCAATAAATCTAAAACTTAAGTTAGCATTACCCGGTAAGCGATCGGTTGGATGACCATTTAATTTCGTATGAGGAATGGTTTCTAATGCACCTTTAATCAGCCGTTCTCTCAAAGCAATTAACTTTTCATTCTCTTCTTCCATGCTTTCCATGGCTAATTCGATAGCTTTACCAAGACCTACAATACCAGGTACATTTTCAGTCCCACCACGTCTTTTTCTTTCTTGTGCACCACCATGGATGAATGCTCTTAACTTAACACCTTTTTTCACATATAAAGCCCCTACACCTTTTGGTCCATAAAGTTTATGACCAGATAAGGACAGTAAGTCAATGTTCATTTCTTGGACATCAATTGGTATATGCCCTACAGCTTGAACTGCATCTGTATGGAAGATGACTCCATGTTCTCTAGCTACCTCACCAATCTCTTTAACTGGTTGAATGGTACCAATTTCATTATTCGCAAACATGATAGTAATAAGTATTGTTGTTTCTTTAATGGCACCTTTTAAATCTTCTATAGAAATCTTACCATCTTCATCAACTGGTAAGTAAGTTACCTCATAACCATTTCGTTCTAAATATTCACATGTGTGCATGACAGCATGATGTTCTATTTCTGTTGTAATAATGTGATTACCTTTATCTTTATAACTTTCTGCAATACCTTTAATTGCCCAGTTATCAGCTTCTGTACCGCCTGCAGTGAAATAGATTTCTTTTGTATCAGCATTAATAGCACTAGCTACCTGTTCTCTTGCAACATCAACAGCTTGCTTATTTGAACGTGCAATTTCATAGACACTAGAAGGATTACCATATTGTTCATTAAAATAAGGCAGCATAGTCTCTATTACTCTGCGATCAGTTGGAGTTGTAGCTGCATGATCAAAATAAACTTTTCTTTCCATTGATTTATTCACTCTCCTTTAAACCATTATAATCATCAACCATATCTTGTAACGTTATATTATTAACAACATCATTGATACTATCACTAATTTTTTTCCAAACATATTTCGTTACACAATAGTCTTGCTCACAACATTCCTTTTCATCATTAACAAGGACACAGTCAACAGGATTTAGTGACCCCTCCAAAGCTCTTAATACGTCACCAACAGATATTTGTTTTGGTGGTAGAGCAAGGGAATAACCACCTTGTGCTCCCCTTGTACTTTTAACTAATTTTTGCTTTTTTAGTAGTGCGACTAATTGCTCTAAATAACTCTCACTTAGATCTTGTCGCTCTGCTATTTGCTTGATTGAACAATTACCTTTGTCATACATTATTGCTAATTCTAACATAGCTCGTAAGCCATATCTCCCTTTTGTTGATAACTTCAAGGTACATCACCTCAAATCCTACTGATTCACTAGGTTTTTTCTATAGTACAGATTATCACTTTAGTTTATCCTTGTCAATGCTAATTTAAAAAATTCCTAGCATTTTTATAGGAATTAAAGTTTACAAAAAAATTTTTGAACCTCTCTTATGCATTATACCCGTAAAATACCTCTTCATTTCAGTACTTTTATGAAAATCCAAGCTAGATTTCCGTATTTTCCCTTAGCCAACTATCCATTCATCTCTTTTCATGATATAATTGAGATTAACGAACAAAAGTAGCTGCGCTACATCTTCTTATAGAAGTTTGTGCGTTAGGAGAGACAAAACCTATATGGAGGTGCTTTGATGTCGAAACTGACTAAGCAAGAAAAAAGTTGGATACTTTACGACTGTGGGAACTCGGCCTACTCACTAGCTATTACGACTGCAATCTTACCCATCTTTTACAAATCAACAATTGCTGCAGATATCAGCAATGCCCAATCAACAGCTTATTGGGGCTACACCAATACAATCGCTATAATCCTAGTTGCTATTTTGGCTCCCATTCTGGGAACAATTGCAGATTACAAAGGATTTAAGAAGAAATTTTTTACTGTCTTCATGCTTATTGGAATTATTGCAACTGCAGCCTTAGGTACTTTAGGACAAGGTGATGTAATGGCATGCCTGATTATATACGCTTTCACCGTTTTAGGCTTCTCTGGAACTAATGTATTTTATGATTCATTTTTGGTGGATGTAGCGAAGGACGATAATATCGATAAAGTATCTGCCTATGGTTTTGCATTTGGGTACATCGCAAGTATATTGCCCTTTATTTTATGTCTTGCCATTATAATGGTCCCTTCACTTGTAGGTCTAACCACATTGAATGCTACCCGAGCTTCATTTATTATTGTTGCCTTATGGTGGGCCTTACTATCTATCCCAATGGTGAAGAATGTGAAACAAGTTCATTATGTTGATAGGGAACCGGCTCCTATTAAAAATAGTTTCATTAGGCTTTTCAATACCTTTAGCGAAATAAGACAATATAAAGTGGCAGCGATTTTCTTATTAGCTTACTTCTTCTATATCGATGGTGTTCATACGATTATTAGAATGTCCACTGTTTACGGTTCCGACATAGGCATCAGTGATGATACAATGCTAATCGTATTATTAGTAACACAAATTGTTGCATTTCCAAGTGCCATTTTGTTTGCAAAGTTTGCTAAAAAGACATCAACTAAATTCATGCTGATGTATGGTATTATTCTGTATACGATTATAACCATATTTGCTTATTTTATGTCCAAAGAGATACATTTCTGGATTTTAGGTATCCTTGTTGGAACAGCCCAGGGTGGTATTCAAGCATTAAGTCGATCAGCATATGGTAAGCTAATCCCTAAAGAGAATTCCGCAAAATATTTTGGACTTTACAATATTCTAGGTAAAGCTTCAGCAGCCTTAGGTCCTTTCTTAATTGGATTCATAGCACAAATGACCAATAACTCACGCTTTGGCATTTTAAGTTTAATCATTCTCTTTATTATCGGAGGAGCTATTCTATCAAGAATTCCTATTGATAGTCCCATGACTCAGAAAAATACTAATTAATAATAAAGGTACAAGATGCCATAAACAAGGGTCTTGTACCTTTTATTCATATGATTAAAAACTCTGTTTTACCAATCCATTTGTTAGCTCTGCGATTAAAACAATGAAACACCCTAAAAAAATAAACATATCTGCTAGATTGAAAACAATGCGAGGATACCACTTGAAAGCAAAGAAATCTGTCACCTCTCCATGTTTCATTCGATCGTACAAGTTCCCTAAACCTCCCCCGAAAAGCATCCCAATCCCCAGTTTTCCAGTAAGAGTGATATTTTTAGATACAATCAATGGTAAAATAAGTATCAAAGCTAGTATAGCAGCTCCAATATTTAGCCCCTTAACAATGTGGGGTTTTTGCTTTAGCTTACCCAGCATTAACCCTTTATTTTTCATTAATTTAAACTGTATGATATCTCCTATACCCTTCGGTGTATTATCAGAAGTTAACTTCTTTTCCATGTGCACCTTGGTCCATCGATCAAGGACAAATGAAACACCTGCTGTAATGATACTGATCATCTATTCATCTCCTACCTTTCCTTCTACTATAAACTTATCATAAATTCGTCCTTTTGAGAATATTAATTTGTACTAGACAACATATATATAATTATACGAAGATGATTAAAGAACTAATCCAATATTATTTCAGTAGGTGATTGCAATGAGAAGGAATTCGTTAATTGGTGGAGCTATTATCTTAACAATAGCTGGTTTCATCACACGAATATTAGGTTTTGTTTACCGTGTATACATATCCAATTTGATTGGTTCAGAAGGTATGGGACTTTTTCAGTTAATCTTCCCTGTTTATCTCTTATGCCATACAGTCTGTGCCTCTGGCTCTTTTATAGCCATCTCTAAAATAATAGCTGAAGAAAATGCAAAAAGACAACATGGTAACATGCGAAAAGCACTCAAGATTGGTGCTACTCTCTCCTTAGTCGCTAGTATAGCCGTTAGTGGATGTCTCTTTATAGGTGCTGATTTCATTGGAACGACACTTCTCAGTGATGAAAGAACAGTTATCGCATTGCGTGTTTTATCCTTTACCATACCATTCTCTGTATTAAACAGCTGTTTTAAGGCTTA encodes:
- a CDS encoding RrF2 family transcriptional regulator codes for the protein MKLSTKGRYGLRAMLELAIMYDKGNCSIKQIAERQDLSESYLEQLVALLKKQKLVKSTRGAQGGYSLALPPKQISVGDVLRALEGSLNPVDCVLVNDEKECCEQDYCVTKYVWKKISDSINDVVNNITLQDMVDDYNGLKESE
- the nifU gene encoding Fe-S cluster assembly scaffold protein NifU, which gives rise to MYTDKVMDHFRNPRNMGEIEEASGVGTVGNAKCGDIMRIYLKVEDGIIEDVKFKTFGCGAAVATSSMATELVMGKTIEEALQITNRAVLEALDGLPTNKVHCSLLAEEALHAALWDYAEKNNITIEGLEPPKEDIHDHDHDHDEDEDE
- the nifS gene encoding cysteine desulfurase NifS, with translation MERKVYFDHAATTPTDRRVIETMLPYFNEQYGNPSSVYEIARSNKQAVDVAREQVASAINADTKEIYFTAGGTEADNWAIKGIAESYKDKGNHIITTEIEHHAVMHTCEYLERNGYEVTYLPVDEDGKISIEDLKGAIKETTILITIMFANNEIGTIQPVKEIGEVAREHGVIFHTDAVQAVGHIPIDVQEMNIDLLSLSGHKLYGPKGVGALYVKKGVKLRAFIHGGAQERKRRGGTENVPGIVGLGKAIELAMESMEEENEKLIALRERLIKGALETIPHTKLNGHPTDRLPGNANLSFRFIEGEALLITLDMYGVFGSSGSACTSGSLDPSHVLLAIGLPHEIAHGSLRISIGRSNTEEDVDYLLSVLPEIVQRLRDMSPLYEDYMQEQGQ
- a CDS encoding MFS transporter, translated to MSKLTKQEKSWILYDCGNSAYSLAITTAILPIFYKSTIAADISNAQSTAYWGYTNTIAIILVAILAPILGTIADYKGFKKKFFTVFMLIGIIATAALGTLGQGDVMACLIIYAFTVLGFSGTNVFYDSFLVDVAKDDNIDKVSAYGFAFGYIASILPFILCLAIIMVPSLVGLTTLNATRASFIIVALWWALLSIPMVKNVKQVHYVDREPAPIKNSFIRLFNTFSEIRQYKVAAIFLLAYFFYIDGVHTIIRMSTVYGSDIGISDDTMLIVLLVTQIVAFPSAILFAKFAKKTSTKFMLMYGIILYTIITIFAYFMSKEIHFWILGILVGTAQGGIQALSRSAYGKLIPKENSAKYFGLYNILGKASAALGPFLIGFIAQMTNNSRFGILSLIILFIIGGAILSRIPIDSPMTQKNTN
- the lspA gene encoding signal peptidase II; this translates as MISIITAGVSFVLDRWTKVHMEKKLTSDNTPKGIGDIIQFKLMKNKGLMLGKLKQKPHIVKGLNIGAAILALILILPLIVSKNITLTGKLGIGMLFGGGLGNLYDRMKHGEVTDFFAFKWYPRIVFNLADMFIFLGCFIVLIAELTNGLVKQSF